In Diaphorobacter ruginosibacter, the genomic stretch TCAGTACTATCTGAGTTACTACAAGAACGGCAGCATTGAGCAACGACGCGCCCTGCAATACGCCTTGTGGGAGATTGGTAACGACTACAAGGGAACTGCCGCCAGCATCGACATCGCGAGTGGTTCATCGAAACCCAGCGCTGAGGACGTCACGCAATACGGAGGCACGGACCAGGCTGCATTCGTCAGCGCCTACAACACCTTGTACGATGCCATGCGGGCCAACCTGCCCACCCTGCGCACGACGTACCGGTCCAACACCTACACGATGGATCTGTTCCGCAACCGGGATTCCAGATATCAGCACATGGTGGCGCTGATCGAGAAGGCTCCGCCCAACACCGTGCCGATTGCCGTGCCGTCCATCACCGGAACGCCGCAGGTTGGATCATCCGTGACAGGCCAATACACCTACGCCGACAACAATGCGGATGTTGAAGACCCCAGTGGCACGACCTATAAATTTGTCACCAGTCCCAATTCTTCCATTGCAAACTCCAGCGCAGGAACGACCGTAGCGAGCGGTGTGACCGGCGGTGCATCGAGCAGTGTTCCATACACACTGCAGCCAGCAGACTTGAACCAGTATCTGTATTACTGCGTGACGCCGGCCGCCATCACCGGGGCATCGCCCGGGCTGGAAGCGTGCACCGTGGCATCGGGGCCCGTGGCTGCTGAGCCGGTCAACGTTGTGCCAACCGCAATTCCCACCATTTCAGGTGTCCCGAAGGTCGGCTCCGTGGTGAGCGGGAACTACTCCTATGCGGACACCGAGGGAGACATTGAAGCACCTGCACAGACTTCCTACAAGTTCGTGACCAGTACCAGCTCGACGATTTCCGGTTCCGGCGATGGCACGGTTGTCGCGAGCGGCTCGACAGGCGGCGTGGGCCATCCAGCGACCTACACCTTGCAGCCGTCGGACCTGAACAAGTATGTCTATTTTTGCGTTACACCCGCGGCACAGACCGGCGCCACGCCTGGGCTGGAAGTATGTACCCTGGCTGTTGGCCCGGTAGCGAACACCATCCCGTCGTCGCAGGCACCCACCCCGGTGCCCACCTTGAGTGCCTGGGCACTGGCGTGTCTGGCTGCCATGCTGGGCTTCCTGGGCGTTCGTCGCCGGGTGTGAATGCCGGATCCGCGCAGTTATTGCCGCGCGATTCTTTGCCAATGAGTTGGAATGGCCGGTTCCGGTAGGCCCGCTTAACGCGCTTCTCGGTGCGAGACGGGAGCATTCCATTCCAACTCCATGGCCTGCACCATGAGTTCCGAGCCTTCCCGCAATGGTTCGACCTGGCCGACAGGAAGAAACCCATGCGCCAGATACAGGCGCATGGCCGGGGAGCCGGCGTTGGCGGTGACTCCGAGTCGCACGCGGTGAGATCCGCGGCTCCTGGCCCAGGCCAGAGCCTCTCCGAGAAGGGCGCTCCCGACGCCCTGGCCACGCGCGGCGGGATGAACCCACATCTGGTAGATGTCTGCGATACCGGGCTCTGCAGCGGGCAGCTTGCACCAGACGAGGCCGCATACATCGTCACCGTTGACGGCGAAAAGCGCGCGGTCCGTGTTCCCCGCCGTTGCCGATGCGATCCGCGTGGACCAGTGTTCATCCCTCCCCGTTGCTTCAGCCTCCCAAGTACTGCCAAAGGCGTCGGGCGAGTCCCGGAGCGCCTGCAGGCGGATATCCCTGTAGGTGGGCCATTCGTGAGGGGCAATGGGACGAATTGAGATCAAGGAATGTCCTCCGCTGTCGGTTGGCGATGATCGTTCATTCTCACACGCGTGAGGGAGCCGAGGCGGGCGAACCAGACGCCGCCGGGCCCACCCAATCCTCGGCAGTGCGTCCGGGAAGGCATTCGCGGTATCGTTCACCACATATATACGAACATACAGGCATCAGCAAGCAATGGAGCCAGCAGCTATCGTGGCATCGCCAACAAACAACCTGAGTCGTCGCGCGCCCATGCGAGTCATTGTGGTCGGTGCGGGCATCGTCGGGGCGTCTCTGGCATACCACCTCGCCAGCAGGGGGCGCACGTCACGGTGGTGGAGGGTGGAGACATTGCCTCCGGCACTACGGGTCGATCATTCGGCTGGATCAATACGTCATTGCGTCCGGTGCCGGATCCCATGGGGGTGTTGCGTCGAATCGCTATTCAGGAATACCACCGGCTGGAGCAGGAGCTTCCCGAATTGGCCGTGCAGTGGATTGGTGCATTGACCTACGGTGCCGCATCTGAGGCAATGCAGGGGTCGGATCCGGCCGATGGAGTGCTGATGGCCACGAGCGCTAGGATCCGCGATCTGGAGCCCCGTCTGAAACATCCACCTGACCAAGCGCGGTTTGCACCTGAAGAAGGCGCACTGGATGCCGTGAAAGCGACGCATACCCTGATAGCCGGCGCGCAGGCACACGGGGCCAAGGTGCTCACCCGGACCCCTGTTCTTCGCCTGCTCTGCAGGGGCTCTCGGCTGACAGGGGTCGAGACCAGTGTCGGTATGCTGGAGGCCGACATGGTTGTACTGGCAGCGGGCACGGGCACTGAAAAGCTGATCGAACAGTTCAATGTGACCTTGCCTGTGGATGCGTCACCGGCCATCTTCATTCGCTATAAGCCGCAGCCCAAGCTGATACACACCATCATCTCCAGCCCTGCCATGGAGGTGAGGCAGGACGTGGATGGGGTCTTGTTTGCGGCGGAGGATTACCTGGACGACTCTCCGGACAACCAGCCCGCGGCGGTTGCGCAACGAACGGCAAGGGCCATGGAGGGCGAACTGGAAGGCGCGGCACCTGTTGAGCCCGAGTGGTCCTGCGTTGGCTTCCGGCCGATCCCGCGCGATGGCGCCCCGATCATTGGATATCTGCCCGGCACCACGGGCCTGTATGTATGCGTGATGCATCCAGGAGTCACGCTGGCTGCGGCGGTGGGGCGCCTGGCGAGCGAAGAGATCGTTCATGGAGTGCTCGATTCGTCCCTGGACTCCTACAGGCCCGCGCGTTTCCTGCAGCCGAGGGACTGACGGCCCGGTTCCGCGAGTTGCCGCCGCGGTTCACGCGGGCTGCTGCTGCGTGGTGCAGTGGATGCCTCCGCCGCCTGCAGCGATGGCGTCGATGTTGAGCTGCACGATGTCACGCCCGGGAAACTGTTCGCGCAAGATGGCCTTCGTGTTCCGGTCGGCTTGCGCGTGACCAAACTCGGGACATATCACCGCGCCATTGCATACATAGAAGTTGATGTAGCCAGCCGCAAAGTCCTTGTTTTCGTATTGCGGGCGGACACGGTCCGGTCCCGCGAGGGGGATGACCTTCAGTCGTTGGCCGCGTGCGTCGGTGGCTTTGCGCAGGATGTCGAGATGGCGCTGCGTGACCGCATGTTCCGGAGAGGACGTATCGTTTTCGAGCCCCGCCACCACCACGCCGGGCGCGCAGAAGCGGGCGTAGAAATCCGTGTGGCCATCGGTAATGTCGTGACCGGCGATGCCAGGCAGCCAGATGACCTTCTCGATGCCCAGAACCCGGCGCAGCTCCCGCTCGCATTGCGCCTTGCCGACACCGGGATTGCGATTGGCGTTCAGCACACAGCTTTCGGTGATGATGGCCGTTCCCCTGCCATCGACCTCGATGCCTCCTCCTTCCAGCACCAGCGTGCTCTCGAGTACCGGCGCACCGGCACGCCGGGCGACGAAGTCAGCCACCAGGGCATCGTCCTCGTGGTCCTGTTTGTTGCCCCAGCCGTTGAAGTTGAAATTCACGCCCGTCAGTGCCCCGTCTGCCTTCTTGACGAAGACAGGCCCCGTGTCGCGCATCCAGAGGTCGTCGATGGGCTGCACAACCAGGTTGACTTTGCTACCGCACAGCCGGGCGGCCAGATCGTAGTCTTCTTCATTGACCAGCATGTGGACGGGCTCTACGCTGGCAATTGCCTGCGCGATGCGCGCCAGGTTCGCTTGTGCGCCGGCTTTCAGGCGCTTGCCCCACACATCGTCGTTGGCTCCGAAGGCCATCCAGGTGGCGGCATGGCGCTCGCCTTCATCGGGCATGCTCCAGCCGCTGCCCGCGGCAAGGGCGAGCGAGCCGGACCAGCCGGCGGAGATACCGGCACCGAGGCCGATCGCTGTCGAGAGGAAATGTCGTCGTTGCATGTCGCTCGCCTCAACCCTGGATGATTTCCTGTTGCGTGGTGCAATGGATGCCACCGCCACCGGCGGCGATAGGATCAATATTGACCTGTATCACAGCACGTCCTGGATACAGCTGCGTGTACAGGTCCCTGGCCTGAAGGTCAGCGTGCGCATCACCGAACTCCGGCAGGAAAATGGCTTTGCTGGTGGCATAGTAGTTGATGTAGCCGGCGGCAAAGGTGTCCGGATTGTTTCCCGGCCGAATCCGGCTCGGGCCGTCGACGACAACGATCTGCAGCGGCCGGTTGTCGGCATCGGTGGCACCACGCAGGATGTCCAGATGCTGACGGGTCAGCGCGTAGTCGTAGGAGTCGGGAGTCATCTCGCGGTGCGCGACCACGACCCCGGGACGCACGAAGCGCGCATAGAAGTCCGTATGGGCATCCGTGATGTCATGGCCCTTGATGCCTGGCAGCCAGATGACCTTGCGGACACCCAGCAAGCGCCGCAGTTCCGCTTCGCAATCGCTCCGGCTCCAGCCAGGGTTGCGATTGCTGTTCAGTACGCAGCTTTCCGTGATGATGGCCGTTCCCTTGCCATCGACCTCCAATGCCCCGCCTTCGAGCACCAGGCTCGTTGCAAGCAATGGCAGTTGCGCGCAGGCGCTGACCACATCGGCCACCTTGCCGTCATGATCGAATGGCTGCTTTCGGCCCCACCCGTTAAAGTTGAACTTCACGCAGGCCCGCTCGCCGTTCTGCCTGCGCACAAAGACGGGGCCTGTGTCGCGCATCCACAGGTCGTCCAGCTCGGCGGGAATGAGCGTGACGCGTGCATCGAGCAGTTGCCGCGCACTGTGCAGCTCAGCCTGGCGGACCAGCATCCGGACAGGCTCGTAGGCAGCAATGGCATTGGCGATACGCACCAGGGCCTGTTGCACCTGCGGCACTTGCGCTCTTGTCCAAATGGCGCTTGAGGCGCCATATGCCATCCATGTTGCCTTGTGGGGATCGGCCTCGTCCGGCATGTACCAGCCGGAGACGTCGCCTGGCAACGGTCGGGTGGGCGTGTCGGTGTCCGGTCCGCCGTCGCTACCGCTACCGCTACCGCCGCCGCAGGCAGCCAGCAGGCTGCCCATGGCCAGCGTGCTGCCGCCGGCTGCGCAATGGCGCATGAAATATCGACGTGTGTTCATCATCCATCCTCGGGGAGCAGCCCATTTCGGTCATGAAAATGGCTGCCGTTATCTGAAAGACTGGCATTGTGGATGGGGTGAGGCATGAGGACAAATGATAAAATAATGGGTAATCAATTAGAGTTTTTCATATGTCAGAGCATCGGATTCCCTCGCTGAAGCTGTTGATGGGGTTCGAGTCGGCGGCTCGCCATGGCAACTTTTCGCGTGCGGCGGACGAGCTGCACGTGACGCAGTCGGCGATCAGCCACCAGATTCAACAGCTGGAAGAGCACGTCAGGCAGCCTCTGTTCCGCCGTGCGGGACGTGGCGTGGAGCTGACGGTGGCGGGCGAGGTGCTGTTGCGCAGCGTTCAACGCACGCTCGCCGTCTTGCGCAGCGGCCTTGGGCGAATCGCCACATACCTCGATCCGGGGCTGGTGGTTCTGGTGTGCCCGGCGCCTTTGCTGCACGGCTGGCTTCAGCCGAGGTTGCGCGCCCTGGAGTCCCGGATCCCCGAGCTGTGCCTGCTGTTGTCTGTTGACGAGAGCGCTCGTTTTGTCGATGAAATCGATGTCGACATCGCTATTGGCAGCAGGCCTCTTCTGCAGCCCGGTCTGAACGAGAGCCC encodes the following:
- a CDS encoding IPTL-CTERM sorting domain-containing protein, with amino-acid sequence MKTNYCICKYPRKRMMRKTLPTLAAVLSLAVPSLSMAAFVSGPVTYTFSGIYSGTSQELTYDADNTPYSDQSVMLICIDHATDPPFTNAVDPVPIAQFDTEAGASAITGGSGAAGEAAIYWLLDQYYLSYYKNGSIEQRRALQYALWEIGNDYKGTAASIDIASGSSKPSAEDVTQYGGTDQAAFVSAYNTLYDAMRANLPTLRTTYRSNTYTMDLFRNRDSRYQHMVALIEKAPPNTVPIAVPSITGTPQVGSSVTGQYTYADNNADVEDPSGTTYKFVTSPNSSIANSSAGTTVASGVTGGASSSVPYTLQPADLNQYLYYCVTPAAITGASPGLEACTVASGPVAAEPVNVVPTAIPTISGVPKVGSVVSGNYSYADTEGDIEAPAQTSYKFVTSTSSTISGSGDGTVVASGSTGGVGHPATYTLQPSDLNKYVYFCVTPAAQTGATPGLEVCTLAVGPVANTIPSSQAPTPVPTLSAWALACLAAMLGFLGVRRRV
- a CDS encoding GNAT family N-acetyltransferase; the encoded protein is MISIRPIAPHEWPTYRDIRLQALRDSPDAFGSTWEAEATGRDEHWSTRIASATAGNTDRALFAVNGDDVCGLVWCKLPAAEPGIADIYQMWVHPAARGQGVGSALLGEALAWARSRGSHRVRLGVTANAGSPAMRLYLAHGFLPVGQVEPLREGSELMVQAMELEWNAPVSHREAR
- a CDS encoding NAD(P)/FAD-dependent oxidoreductase; its protein translation is MEGGDIASGTTGRSFGWINTSLRPVPDPMGVLRRIAIQEYHRLEQELPELAVQWIGALTYGAASEAMQGSDPADGVLMATSARIRDLEPRLKHPPDQARFAPEEGALDAVKATHTLIAGAQAHGAKVLTRTPVLRLLCRGSRLTGVETSVGMLEADMVVLAAGTGTEKLIEQFNVTLPVDASPAIFIRYKPQPKLIHTIISSPAMEVRQDVDGVLFAAEDYLDDSPDNQPAAVAQRTARAMEGELEGAAPVEPEWSCVGFRPIPRDGAPIIGYLPGTTGLYVCVMHPGVTLAAAVGRLASEEIVHGVLDSSLDSYRPARFLQPRD
- a CDS encoding agmatine deiminase family protein; translation: MQRRHFLSTAIGLGAGISAGWSGSLALAAGSGWSMPDEGERHAATWMAFGANDDVWGKRLKAGAQANLARIAQAIASVEPVHMLVNEEDYDLAARLCGSKVNLVVQPIDDLWMRDTGPVFVKKADGALTGVNFNFNGWGNKQDHEDDALVADFVARRAGAPVLESTLVLEGGGIEVDGRGTAIITESCVLNANRNPGVGKAQCERELRRVLGIEKVIWLPGIAGHDITDGHTDFYARFCAPGVVVAGLENDTSSPEHAVTQRHLDILRKATDARGQRLKVIPLAGPDRVRPQYENKDFAAGYINFYVCNGAVICPEFGHAQADRNTKAILREQFPGRDIVQLNIDAIAAGGGGIHCTTQQQPA
- a CDS encoding agmatine deiminase family protein, with the protein product MGSLLAACGGGSGSGSDGGPDTDTPTRPLPGDVSGWYMPDEADPHKATWMAYGASSAIWTRAQVPQVQQALVRIANAIAAYEPVRMLVRQAELHSARQLLDARVTLIPAELDDLWMRDTGPVFVRRQNGERACVKFNFNGWGRKQPFDHDGKVADVVSACAQLPLLATSLVLEGGALEVDGKGTAIITESCVLNSNRNPGWSRSDCEAELRRLLGVRKVIWLPGIKGHDITDAHTDFYARFVRPGVVVAHREMTPDSYDYALTRQHLDILRGATDADNRPLQIVVVDGPSRIRPGNNPDTFAAGYINYYATSKAIFLPEFGDAHADLQARDLYTQLYPGRAVIQVNIDPIAAGGGGIHCTTQQEIIQG
- a CDS encoding LysR family transcriptional regulator is translated as MSEHRIPSLKLLMGFESAARHGNFSRAADELHVTQSAISHQIQQLEEHVRQPLFRRAGRGVELTVAGEVLLRSVQRTLAVLRSGLGRIATYLDPGLVVLVCPAPLLHGWLQPRLRALESRIPELCLLLSVDESARFVDEIDVDIAIGSRPLLQPGLNESPFLQDEWLVVASVDLAGNLAGMPQEQHHLHADLICLEESLTGEATASIFLGPLERFRKRAIYDDARLMLDAALDGRGIACLPRLLVDSSLARGQLQVLPQYPRLPGTTWWLSGVAGDARSEIVMQVFHWLIAQGLEFTEANSPSSRG